The proteins below come from a single Halobacteriovorax sp. GB3 genomic window:
- a CDS encoding OmpA/MotB family protein: MAKKQQQEEENGDAWLVSYADMMTLIACFFILMMAFANYDPAGFNKKAKELSKAFNKGQFKSSDIKLSEISEEIARHPELKKKAKITLTDSELAITFSSSILFDKKSADLSDEILPALDTLIDIIRTRDPSFKVIIEGHSDAFEHRELVNVNSSWELAALRSSRVLARFEYFGFNPQKLVALTKGDTQPLAPNANDKGEPIEENLAINRRVVIKVVEPKTEAKKIKFGLGIYFDE; the protein is encoded by the coding sequence ATGGCAAAGAAACAACAACAAGAAGAAGAAAATGGAGATGCGTGGTTAGTAAGTTATGCGGATATGATGACGCTTATTGCGTGTTTCTTTATCCTCATGATGGCCTTTGCTAACTATGATCCAGCTGGCTTTAATAAAAAAGCAAAAGAGCTTTCAAAGGCCTTCAATAAAGGACAATTTAAAAGTTCTGATATTAAGCTCTCTGAAATTTCAGAAGAAATTGCAAGACACCCAGAACTTAAAAAGAAAGCAAAGATTACGCTTACAGATTCTGAACTCGCAATTACTTTTTCAAGTAGTATTCTCTTTGACAAAAAGAGTGCAGACTTAAGTGATGAGATTCTTCCTGCTCTTGATACTCTTATTGATATTATCCGAACGAGAGATCCATCCTTTAAAGTTATCATCGAAGGTCATAGTGATGCCTTTGAACATAGAGAACTTGTAAATGTAAATTCCTCTTGGGAATTAGCGGCACTTAGATCTTCAAGAGTACTAGCAAGATTCGAATACTTCGGTTTCAACCCACAAAAACTTGTTGCACTTACAAAAGGTGATACTCAACCTCTTGCTCCAAATGCAAATGATAAGGGTGAGCCGATTGAAGAAAACCTCGCAATCAATAGAAGAGTTGTGATTAAAGTTGTTGAACCAAAAACAGAAGCGAAAAAGATTAAATTTGGACTAGGTATTTATTTCGATGAATAA
- a CDS encoding motility protein A: protein MNIFSLIGLILSAAVLFAGLRLSSSDLKIFFDGPSLFIVLGGTFAAASVAFQLNKLGSLFKIFFSNFLKGKMVDTASVIKDIMKICEAYRSGEALESLVSKAEDPFLKEAMEMIGDGVLEKDKIIDILRQRADQMSLIRTVDVKKIKSLGKFPPAFGMMGTTIGMIVLLANLGGADAMKSIGPAMGVCLITTLYGVIIANLVVIPIGENVEEITRQMEVKDEIILEGVKHILKKSNPILVAEELNSFLVPEERLDWKNATA from the coding sequence GTGAATATATTTTCTTTGATTGGATTAATCCTATCTGCTGCAGTTCTATTTGCAGGACTTAGGCTTTCTTCATCTGACTTAAAAATCTTTTTTGACGGCCCATCACTTTTTATTGTTCTTGGTGGAACATTTGCTGCAGCTTCAGTGGCCTTTCAATTAAATAAACTTGGTTCTCTTTTCAAAATCTTTTTTAGCAATTTCCTGAAAGGGAAAATGGTCGATACAGCATCGGTCATCAAAGATATTATGAAAATCTGTGAAGCCTACCGCTCCGGCGAAGCTCTTGAAAGTCTTGTTTCTAAAGCAGAAGATCCATTCCTAAAAGAGGCCATGGAGATGATTGGAGATGGTGTTCTAGAGAAAGATAAAATTATCGATATTCTTAGACAACGAGCAGACCAAATGAGCTTAATCAGAACAGTAGATGTAAAAAAGATTAAGTCTCTTGGGAAATTTCCACCAGCTTTTGGAATGATGGGAACGACTATTGGAATGATCGTACTTCTAGCAAACCTTGGTGGTGCTGATGCCATGAAGTCTATTGGTCCGGCCATGGGAGTTTGTCTTATTACAACTCTCTACGGTGTTATTATCGCTAACCTTGTCGTTATTCCAATTGGCGAAAACGTAGAAGAAATCACACGTCAGATGGAAGTTAAAGATGAAATTATTTTAGAAGGTGTAAAGCATATTCTAAAAAAATCTAACCCAATTCTCGTTGCAGAAGAACTTAACTCGTTCCTTGTTCCAGAAGAAAGATTAGATTGGAAAAACGCCACAGCTTAA
- a CDS encoding Glu/Leu/Phe/Val family dehydrogenase, protein MSLFESPLYKDSLKILETASEVMGLDPNILERLKYPKRALQVAVPIRLDDGTVKTFQGYRVQHNMTLGPGKGGLRYHPKVDLSETAALAMLMTFKCALVGLPLGGAKGGICVDPNELSRQELQSLTRRFATEISMVIGPNSDIPAPDIGTDGQTMAWFMDTYSQLKGYTVPGIVTGKPITVGGSLGRAEATGKGVAFCVNFAAQKLNMTVGPEMKVAIHGFGKVAIPAAQDLKAQGAKIVAVSDVSGAIYDPEGLDIDKAVEWTSRRKFLKDLPGVQLISNEELLALDVDVLIPAAIDGVVTKKNADNVKAKIVAEGANGPLTKEAIEIISAKGGFIIPDILCNAGGVIVSYFEWVQGLQNFFWDLDEINKRLHNILKDSFENVYEAHKEYDVDMKKAAFICAFRRLERAMRLRGLFPS, encoded by the coding sequence ATGAGTCTATTCGAAAGTCCGTTATACAAAGATTCCCTTAAAATCTTAGAGACTGCTTCTGAGGTAATGGGGTTGGATCCAAACATTCTTGAAAGGCTAAAATACCCTAAAAGGGCCCTTCAAGTTGCAGTTCCAATTAGACTAGATGACGGGACAGTAAAAACATTTCAAGGTTACAGAGTTCAACACAACATGACTCTTGGACCAGGTAAGGGGGGGCTACGTTACCACCCTAAAGTTGATCTATCTGAAACAGCGGCCCTAGCTATGCTTATGACTTTTAAGTGTGCGCTTGTTGGTCTACCTCTTGGTGGAGCAAAGGGTGGTATCTGTGTAGATCCAAACGAACTTTCTCGTCAGGAGCTTCAGTCTCTGACAAGAAGATTTGCTACAGAAATTAGTATGGTTATCGGACCAAATAGTGACATCCCAGCTCCAGATATTGGAACTGATGGACAAACTATGGCCTGGTTCATGGATACTTATTCTCAGCTAAAAGGTTATACAGTTCCTGGTATCGTTACAGGGAAGCCAATTACTGTTGGTGGTTCTCTAGGACGTGCTGAGGCGACAGGTAAAGGTGTTGCTTTCTGTGTTAACTTCGCAGCTCAGAAACTAAATATGACTGTTGGACCAGAGATGAAAGTTGCAATTCATGGTTTTGGTAAAGTTGCTATTCCAGCAGCTCAAGATCTAAAAGCACAAGGTGCAAAAATTGTAGCTGTTTCTGACGTTTCAGGAGCTATCTATGATCCTGAGGGTCTAGATATTGATAAAGCTGTTGAGTGGACTAGTAGAAGAAAGTTCCTTAAGGATCTTCCTGGTGTTCAACTTATTTCAAACGAAGAGCTTCTAGCTCTAGATGTTGATGTTCTTATTCCAGCAGCGATTGACGGTGTTGTAACTAAGAAAAACGCTGACAATGTAAAAGCAAAGATTGTTGCTGAAGGTGCCAACGGACCTCTAACTAAGGAAGCGATTGAAATTATCTCTGCAAAGGGTGGATTCATTATTCCTGATATTCTTTGTAACGCTGGTGGTGTTATTGTTTCTTACTTTGAATGGGTTCAAGGACTTCAGAATTTCTTCTGGGATCTTGATGAAATCAATAAGAGACTTCACAACATTCTTAAAGATTCTTTCGAAAATGTTTATGAAGCACACAAAGAATATGATGTTGATATGAAAAAAGCAGCATTCATTTGTGCCTTTAGAAGACTCGAAAGAGCGATGAGACTGAGAGGACTCTTCCCATCGTAA
- a CDS encoding fibronectin type III domain-containing protein, whose translation MKVISVVLLLALFASCVGTVEDKNPQSTKNASYGSKEISFSGIVKAVGIANDKIEVSFLPASGNPQDLTYKIYVNNSLTPLEIKGDSLVINQSGNYQYVVENLRTNTEYSFGVGVANSKTGEESNNNKTLFAKTLTNNTAIFGGISRAAPLSGASGRTTVKVEWIPAQSSGRIINLPETDPVAYEVRYISSVNGTPQDLLDDGNQAVQRDYFPSDYMTNPRPASISSVEIANLNPGTKYYFNVRAIHQGFVDYSETITSYQRETNNFVLAASTLSGNDVFYWNADSVNLVTPAGDQALTSVDIRWDAANGPFSEYYVYYRKVGEPSDDASIFDSTPELDKTYLDNTDNNNTYTSLQVNSSNDFLNLSGLESYAYYKINIAACRDVGCGKDSRILGSSINYRVTPSLAPFSGVLNINDPTDENRLDEIEIAFDAPVVSAGYLNKFELYCYENLDDTSPVRLDYNVASSTSKSNCNGLTRLTQSPTSSTQYKSFESVKVRGNFFAAGATQSDQIYCFGAIPVIETNNFVRRNLAAAIVKCKTLEIKVPNIVDFPGATQACSTGTDFLDVSWQAPTAGIYNRFEVFWKEDDGTPFRFSEAVAGAAGYSSTDNLSKTTRSYRIPNLLPGRKYLYGVLSYIDDTTKKYSEYNVNIQSCTIPRPVPRFQEWVDVFAVGPKGDGRVDKLIDGNGIGQKTYLFETLNDQGTPIEVEVQDYFGGNYGPTTTFSNQFGNIASSVPFNGVYGKKDADVNVTEMHQYSNNGIIRFAWKDVLFNSGATSMNQLISTYETSGVNKNQRAYGYRVYRSDDGKKNWIDLTDSAYTFQTFSNSGLLVASSYSERARANDTLETYDAVVFTDYSVKQPTMGTNTNVNRARTYYYKVVPVFNNTELTYERETTNPQHIIKVVLPPENMALVKRFMANRQVCRELGKTIDTDLRQYYTCTWNGVGARGLSSPWSIGSTVYDFGSDLLIDRYELGCDYTRGDYANLNSTFTSGSSLQFNGTADSGSKFKGCLMTSTASRTQDTSGTNHPADGTTYTDRTDYRVGDCIGEAYKEIYAGSAACSGTGTYTFHRIFTPGVGGAGINLTDCTDANNLYENFYDFFRTDSNSAAALQTQGEFGAVYYNRTYIGSSTYNRAAARLRAGGSTNANFSNTNLRMKDSAIGPSRCHINIPTQDNAVNVGQITSRWFPVNYLNDLTYNNAGGSADVDILTAPLSQVMNNNALFDNTQNTLPAGNLSISAEQRFDATTPIARMFSSNDAKLPPLDGLNQAQANAVCSTYKVEVGLYNNDDDTFSGTSGELSKRLMRRTEGIVAAKHPVSMSETEITNREDGSETTAAVTSGSTFNGSCNSYDRAIDDGTNLVRSGESFKVNMTYSVQGGSTAFRPVITTGSSFFDGNGASINTQNCTSRYGLQDIIGNAMEYSSEQMHCNFSGYSAFLGTSRVVGASIPFTPADNLYYDTQFLTWVQRSPDSGRCSFVEAGSARGGSYTAGQSISPAIRFDGNVNTSVVEAANPIDAESVDYVRNGDGFFFDFGQNVLGPRLNANDTLALKFDATVNNATRLTSSSSDPREGRYFNPIVGLPVTCWSNSCSNSADNRALSTTELADPDGDGNDDVADYTFLMPTGSSQILSDGISEIVETQTQISSVTSTLNGSYNYIDSINPGDGSNTTATKNYSGEDFSVRDAFWRVGQGEELIFLNFGSSTFNGSGRFSAHIKGLSDSVQKRQRDVAVRCAVRIGD comes from the coding sequence ATGAAAGTCATAAGTGTTGTATTGTTATTAGCTCTATTTGCTTCTTGCGTTGGTACGGTTGAGGATAAGAACCCTCAATCAACAAAGAATGCGAGTTATGGATCGAAAGAGATCAGCTTTTCAGGGATTGTAAAAGCAGTCGGTATTGCTAATGATAAAATTGAAGTAAGTTTTTTACCAGCGTCAGGTAATCCGCAGGATCTTACTTACAAGATTTATGTGAACAATTCATTAACTCCTTTAGAAATTAAAGGGGACTCACTTGTCATTAATCAATCTGGTAACTACCAATATGTTGTAGAAAATTTAAGAACAAACACTGAATATAGTTTTGGAGTTGGTGTAGCGAACTCTAAAACTGGTGAAGAAAGTAATAATAATAAAACTCTCTTTGCTAAAACGTTAACAAATAATACAGCTATCTTTGGTGGGATTTCTCGAGCGGCTCCATTGAGTGGAGCTAGTGGGCGTACAACAGTTAAAGTTGAATGGATTCCAGCTCAAAGTTCTGGTCGAATTATTAACCTTCCAGAAACAGATCCTGTTGCTTATGAAGTTCGTTATATTTCATCAGTAAATGGAACACCACAAGATCTCTTAGATGATGGAAACCAAGCAGTACAGAGAGATTACTTTCCAAGTGATTATATGACCAATCCAAGACCGGCTTCAATTTCGAGTGTTGAGATTGCAAACCTCAATCCTGGAACGAAGTATTACTTCAATGTAAGAGCAATTCATCAAGGTTTTGTTGACTATAGTGAGACGATCACATCTTATCAAAGAGAGACAAATAATTTTGTTCTCGCGGCTTCAACTCTAAGTGGAAATGATGTTTTTTACTGGAATGCTGACTCCGTGAATCTTGTAACACCTGCTGGGGATCAGGCCTTAACGTCTGTTGATATTCGATGGGATGCCGCAAATGGTCCATTTAGTGAATACTATGTTTACTATAGAAAAGTTGGTGAACCTTCTGATGATGCTTCTATTTTTGATAGTACTCCAGAGCTAGATAAAACTTATCTTGATAACACTGATAATAACAATACATACACATCTCTTCAGGTTAATTCATCTAACGACTTTCTAAATCTTTCTGGATTAGAGAGTTATGCCTATTACAAAATTAATATCGCGGCTTGTCGTGATGTGGGTTGTGGTAAGGATTCAAGAATTTTAGGTTCTAGTATTAACTACAGAGTAACACCTTCTCTTGCTCCATTTTCTGGGGTTCTTAATATTAATGATCCTACAGATGAGAATAGACTTGATGAAATCGAAATTGCCTTCGATGCTCCAGTTGTATCTGCTGGTTACTTAAATAAGTTTGAACTCTATTGTTATGAAAACCTTGATGATACAAGTCCTGTTCGTCTTGATTACAATGTCGCAAGTTCAACATCGAAATCTAATTGTAATGGACTGACTCGATTAACTCAGTCACCAACTTCGAGCACTCAGTATAAGTCTTTTGAAAGTGTTAAAGTTAGAGGAAATTTCTTTGCTGCTGGTGCAACTCAGTCTGATCAGATTTACTGCTTTGGTGCTATTCCTGTTATTGAAACGAATAATTTTGTTAGAAGAAACTTAGCAGCGGCGATTGTTAAGTGTAAAACTTTAGAAATTAAAGTTCCAAATATTGTTGATTTCCCTGGTGCGACTCAAGCTTGTTCTACGGGAACAGATTTTCTCGATGTTTCATGGCAAGCTCCTACTGCGGGTATTTATAACCGTTTCGAAGTCTTCTGGAAGGAAGATGATGGAACTCCTTTTAGATTCAGTGAAGCTGTTGCTGGTGCTGCTGGATATTCGAGTACGGATAATCTTTCTAAGACAACAAGATCTTATCGTATTCCAAATCTACTTCCTGGTAGAAAGTATCTCTACGGTGTTCTTTCATACATCGATGATACAACTAAGAAATATTCTGAATACAACGTTAATATTCAGTCGTGTACAATTCCAAGACCTGTACCTCGCTTTCAAGAGTGGGTAGATGTCTTTGCTGTTGGTCCAAAGGGTGATGGACGTGTCGATAAGCTCATTGATGGAAATGGGATTGGTCAAAAAACTTATCTCTTTGAAACATTAAATGATCAAGGGACTCCAATTGAAGTAGAAGTTCAAGATTACTTTGGTGGAAATTATGGACCTACAACTACATTTTCTAATCAATTTGGAAATATTGCTAGTTCCGTACCATTCAATGGTGTTTACGGTAAAAAGGACGCTGATGTAAATGTCACGGAAATGCACCAATACTCAAATAACGGAATAATTCGTTTCGCTTGGAAAGATGTTCTCTTCAATAGTGGAGCGACATCTATGAATCAGCTTATTAGTACCTATGAAACAAGTGGTGTTAATAAAAACCAACGTGCCTATGGTTATCGTGTATATCGTTCTGATGATGGTAAGAAGAACTGGATTGATTTAACGGATAGTGCTTACACTTTTCAAACTTTTTCAAATAGTGGACTTCTTGTCGCATCTTCTTATTCAGAGCGAGCAAGAGCAAACGATACTCTTGAAACTTATGATGCTGTTGTTTTTACTGACTATTCAGTAAAGCAGCCTACAATGGGAACGAATACTAATGTTAATAGAGCGAGAACTTATTATTATAAAGTTGTTCCTGTCTTTAATAATACAGAACTAACTTATGAAAGAGAGACGACTAATCCTCAACATATTATTAAAGTCGTTCTCCCTCCTGAAAATATGGCCCTTGTTAAAAGGTTTATGGCCAATAGACAGGTTTGTCGTGAACTTGGAAAAACAATCGATACTGATTTAAGACAATACTATACTTGTACTTGGAATGGTGTTGGGGCTCGTGGTCTTTCTTCTCCTTGGTCGATAGGCTCAACTGTCTATGATTTTGGTTCCGATCTTCTAATTGACCGTTATGAACTTGGTTGTGATTATACTAGAGGCGATTATGCAAATCTAAATAGTACATTTACTTCTGGATCATCTCTACAGTTTAATGGAACTGCTGATTCTGGATCGAAGTTCAAAGGGTGTCTGATGACATCTACGGCATCGCGCACTCAAGATACTTCTGGAACAAATCATCCTGCTGATGGAACAACTTATACTGATCGTACAGACTATCGCGTAGGGGATTGTATTGGTGAGGCTTATAAAGAGATTTATGCAGGCTCAGCAGCTTGTAGTGGTACGGGAACCTATACATTTCATCGTATTTTTACACCTGGAGTGGGTGGTGCTGGCATCAATTTAACTGATTGTACTGATGCTAACAATCTCTATGAGAATTTCTATGACTTCTTTAGAACAGATTCTAACTCCGCAGCGGCCCTTCAAACTCAAGGGGAGTTCGGTGCTGTTTATTATAATAGAACTTACATTGGTAGTTCTACTTATAATAGAGCTGCTGCACGCTTACGAGCAGGAGGTTCAACGAATGCAAACTTCTCAAATACAAATTTAAGAATGAAAGATAGCGCTATTGGTCCATCTCGTTGCCACATAAATATTCCTACTCAGGATAATGCTGTAAACGTTGGTCAGATAACTAGCCGTTGGTTTCCTGTAAATTATTTAAATGATCTCACTTATAATAATGCTGGTGGATCTGCCGATGTCGATATTCTAACGGCTCCACTTTCTCAGGTAATGAATAACAATGCTCTATTTGATAATACTCAAAACACGCTTCCTGCTGGAAACCTTTCTATTTCGGCTGAGCAGAGATTTGATGCCACAACTCCTATTGCTCGTATGTTCTCATCAAACGATGCGAAGCTGCCTCCTCTTGATGGATTAAATCAAGCTCAAGCAAATGCCGTTTGTTCAACTTATAAAGTTGAAGTAGGTCTTTATAATAATGATGACGATACGTTCTCTGGAACTTCTGGTGAATTAAGTAAAAGGCTAATGAGAAGAACTGAAGGAATTGTTGCAGCTAAGCATCCGGTAAGTATGAGTGAGACTGAAATTACAAATCGTGAAGATGGTTCGGAGACAACAGCTGCTGTAACATCTGGTTCGACATTTAATGGTTCGTGTAATTCTTATGATCGAGCAATTGATGACGGTACAAATCTAGTTAGATCAGGGGAAAGTTTTAAGGTTAACATGACATATAGTGTACAAGGCGGGTCTACGGCCTTCAGACCAGTTATAACAACTGGTTCAAGTTTCTTTGATGGAAACGGAGCTAGTATTAATACGCAAAATTGTACAAGTCGTTATGGACTTCAAGATATTATTGGAAATGCTATGGAATATTCTTCTGAGCAAATGCACTGTAATTTTTCTGGATATAGTGCCTTTCTTGGAACGAGCCGTGTCGTTGGTGCCTCCATTCCATTTACTCCAGCAGACAACCTATATTATGACACTCAATTTTTAACTTGGGTTCAGCGTTCACCAGATTCTGGACGATGTTCATTTGTTGAGGCTGGTTCCGCTCGTGGTGGAAGCTATACTGCGGGGCAATCGATCTCACCTGCAATTAGATTTGATGGAAATGTAAATACTAGTGTTGTTGAAGCTGCTAATCCTATTGATGCTGAGAGTGTTGACTATGTAAGAAATGGTGATGGGTTCTTCTTTGACTTTGGTCAAAATGTTCTTGGGCCAAGACTTAATGCTAACGATACACTTGCTTTAAAATTCGATGCAACAGTTAATAACGCTACAAGATTAACCTCTTCAAGTAGTGACCCAAGAGAAGGTCGTTATTTTAATCCGATTGTAGGCTTACCTGTAACATGCTGGTCTAACTCTTGTTCAAACTCTGCTGATAATCGCGCACTTTCAACTACAGAGCTTGCTGATCCAGATGGTGATGGAAATGATGATGTTGCTGATTACACATTCCTGATGCCAACGGGATCGAGTCAAATTCTCTCTGATGGAATCAGTGAAATAGTTGAAACACAAACTCAGATCTCGTCAGTAACTTCAACTTTAAATGGTTCTTACAACTATATTGATTCGATTAACCCAGGTGACGGGTCGAATACAACTGCCACAAAAAACTATAGTGGGGAAGACTTCTCTGTTCGTGACGCTTTCTGGAGGGTTGGACAAGGTGAGGAACTTATTTTTCTAAACTTTGGTTCATCTACATTTAATGGATCGGGACGTTTTTCTGCACACATTAAAGGGTTGTCAGATTCTGTACAAAAAAGGCAACGAGATGTCGCTGTACGCTGTGCTGTGAGGATTGGAGACTAG
- a CDS encoding fibronectin type III domain-containing protein, whose protein sequence is MAFSLVSCVGTVEDLNPSTSKGVSVGGSILSFEGIQKAVPIANDKIDVFFFPANTDPRDVTYVINYDGATVPVTVTGASIRPDYRGFLKYTIDGLKIDTKYVFSVQAIDNKTGAKSANDAKFLASTFRNPTSHFYGVTTVENLPGADGRTALIVNWAGAPKYGSVASPDDRDVSQYEIVLLDADSLTPVAFDDPTFVIPLRKVELVDGDKVSHQVNGLQPGTKYYVRVRAINQGYITNSADAGYKKEENSNYALVSTLSEDLSAIDVDLKDLVISAGSGSAGLYSFNLEWDPAQGPIDHYRVYYKKRSEGGTWASYRTTRDNVCDGVETGDNAYSCKKLIYTASSTTITDLTPYTDYDIYVVICTTAACESSTSLEYTSAPPYKTDPGLANFGGIIAIDNPKNSWALDEVYLRFDPPDITSGVVDGLIVEAKGSAGSPITNNVFLNHPTVANSSSLVAGTFDFVNDTEVSVRGVDTTGAATYCFSLLPYVWEDGSVSINRSNERTVCANPQVLAPTLDEFGGAISASNPDPSTNSFSIFWQTPSGGIYDKFVVFVRTTNGTFSFSDAMGGDANYIRVEVDYGETSYTLPFPSAGTYQLGVLTYYSNDNIYSQINTNIFSVTVN, encoded by the coding sequence ATGGCCTTTTCTTTAGTCTCATGTGTGGGAACGGTTGAGGATTTAAATCCGTCAACATCCAAGGGTGTGTCCGTTGGTGGTTCCATTCTAAGCTTTGAAGGAATTCAAAAGGCCGTGCCTATTGCCAATGACAAAATCGATGTTTTCTTTTTTCCGGCCAATACTGATCCTAGAGATGTGACTTATGTAATTAACTATGACGGTGCGACAGTGCCTGTGACTGTAACAGGAGCTTCAATAAGACCTGACTACAGAGGTTTTCTAAAGTACACAATTGATGGTTTAAAAATTGATACCAAATATGTTTTCAGTGTTCAGGCGATTGATAATAAGACTGGGGCTAAAAGTGCCAATGATGCAAAATTTCTCGCATCAACATTTAGAAACCCTACATCACATTTCTACGGTGTAACAACTGTTGAAAATCTTCCTGGAGCAGATGGAAGAACGGCCCTTATTGTTAACTGGGCCGGAGCACCAAAGTATGGTTCTGTTGCTTCTCCTGATGATAGAGACGTTTCTCAATATGAGATTGTTCTCCTTGATGCCGACTCTCTTACGCCCGTTGCTTTTGATGACCCAACTTTCGTTATCCCTCTAAGAAAAGTTGAGTTAGTTGACGGTGATAAGGTTTCTCACCAAGTTAACGGTCTTCAACCGGGAACAAAGTACTACGTAAGAGTAAGAGCAATTAACCAAGGATACATTACTAATAGTGCTGATGCTGGTTATAAAAAAGAAGAGAACTCTAACTACGCTCTCGTTTCGACTTTAAGTGAAGACCTCTCCGCAATTGATGTCGATTTAAAGGACTTAGTCATTTCTGCGGGAAGTGGTTCAGCTGGTCTTTATTCGTTCAATCTCGAATGGGACCCTGCTCAAGGGCCAATTGATCATTATAGAGTTTATTACAAAAAAAGATCTGAAGGTGGTACTTGGGCGTCTTATCGCACGACAAGAGATAATGTTTGTGACGGTGTTGAAACAGGAGATAATGCTTACTCTTGTAAGAAGCTTATCTATACAGCAAGTTCTACAACGATTACCGACTTAACTCCTTATACTGATTACGATATCTATGTTGTCATTTGTACGACAGCTGCCTGTGAGTCTTCGACTTCGCTTGAATATACATCAGCACCTCCTTATAAGACTGACCCAGGGTTAGCAAATTTTGGTGGTATTATTGCAATTGATAATCCTAAAAATAGCTGGGCCCTAGATGAAGTTTATCTAAGATTTGACCCACCTGATATTACTTCAGGTGTTGTCGATGGACTTATTGTTGAAGCAAAAGGTTCTGCTGGAAGTCCGATAACAAATAATGTTTTCCTGAATCACCCAACTGTGGCGAACTCTAGTTCACTTGTTGCTGGAACCTTTGATTTTGTAAATGATACTGAGGTTTCTGTACGAGGAGTTGATACGACTGGTGCGGCCACTTATTGTTTTTCTTTACTTCCATATGTTTGGGAAGATGGTTCTGTCTCAATCAACAGATCAAATGAAAGAACTGTTTGTGCGAACCCTCAGGTCTTAGCGCCAACTCTTGATGAGTTTGGCGGTGCTATCTCGGCATCAAACCCTGATCCAAGTACCAATTCATTCTCTATCTTTTGGCAAACGCCATCAGGTGGAATTTATGACAAATTCGTTGTCTTTGTCAGAACGACGAATGGAACATTTTCATTTAGCGACGCCATGGGAGGCGATGCAAATTATATTAGAGTAGAAGTTGACTACGGAGAGACAAGTTATACTTTACCATTCCCTAGTGCTGGGACTTATCAATTGGGAGTATTAACTTACTATTCTAACGACAACATTTACTCACAGATTAATACTAACATTTTCTCAGTTACGGTGAATTAA